A portion of the Pseudomonas protegens CHA0 genome contains these proteins:
- a CDS encoding NAD(P)-dependent oxidoreductase, with amino-acid sequence MMSALPSLGFAGIGLMGLPMCRRLLAAGYPLTVWNRNPEKCAPLVAAGARQVATPAQLCADADLMLMCLANTEVVREVVFGPEGIAQGARAGQLLLDLSSLEPTATREMAAELAASRGVAWVDAPVSGGTPGAEAGSLAIMVGGEATDVERVRPVLLTLGQRVTHMGAVGAGQVTKACNQMIVACNALVIAEVVALAERSGVDARLIAEALAGGFADSKPLQILAPQMAESRFEPVKWHVRTLLKDLDGAVKFSREQGSATPISGLAAQLMRLHGGQGYLEKDPATLVRLYRDPAPAD; translated from the coding sequence ATGATGTCAGCGTTACCTTCACTCGGCTTTGCCGGAATCGGCCTGATGGGCTTGCCGATGTGCCGCCGGCTGCTGGCGGCGGGCTATCCGCTGACGGTGTGGAACCGCAACCCGGAAAAATGCGCGCCCCTGGTGGCTGCCGGGGCGCGACAAGTTGCCACGCCGGCGCAGCTGTGCGCCGATGCCGACCTGATGCTGATGTGCCTGGCCAATACCGAGGTGGTGCGCGAGGTGGTGTTTGGCCCCGAGGGTATCGCCCAGGGCGCCCGGGCCGGTCAGCTGCTGCTGGACCTGTCCAGCCTGGAACCCACGGCTACCCGGGAAATGGCCGCCGAACTGGCCGCAAGCCGCGGCGTGGCCTGGGTCGATGCGCCGGTGTCCGGCGGTACCCCGGGCGCCGAGGCCGGCAGCCTGGCCATCATGGTTGGCGGTGAGGCGACGGACGTCGAGCGGGTGCGGCCAGTGCTGCTGACCCTGGGGCAGCGGGTCACGCACATGGGGGCGGTGGGCGCCGGGCAGGTGACCAAGGCCTGCAACCAGATGATCGTCGCCTGCAACGCCCTGGTGATCGCCGAGGTGGTGGCCCTGGCCGAGCGCTCGGGGGTGGATGCGCGGCTGATCGCCGAGGCCCTGGCCGGTGGCTTTGCCGACTCGAAACCTTTGCAGATCCTGGCCCCGCAAATGGCTGAAAGCCGGTTCGAGCCGGTGAAGTGGCATGTGCGCACCCTGCTCAAGGACCTGGATGGAGCGGTGAAGTTTTCCCGCGAACAAGGCTCGGCGACGCCGATCAGCGGATTAGCTGCGCAGTTGATGCGTCTGCATGGTGGGCAGGGCTATCTGGAAAAAGATCCAGCGACCCTGGTTCGCCTTTATCGGGACCCGGCGCCCGCGGATTGA
- a CDS encoding putative bifunctional diguanylate cyclase/phosphodiesterase, producing the protein MDWLGVHFITELPQAGQVVLHCTHNPVLVLLAYLVACAASFATLDMAERVSHAERPASQRLWRWVGACCLAGGIWAMHFIAMLAFEAPLQIHYDLPLTLLSLLIALVAAWLAMNTLSHAHMPLWRYGVASIWIGLGIAAMHYVGMAAMRSSASLYYDPLLMALSVLVAIACSLAALLLSRHLREGSGMFHQLLKYASSLVLGAAIVLMHFTGIWAMTLVLPAGSLPAPAASDGHLQLGLTLSAIVLLIIGSGISAALADKKLQHKERDLRRVNALLSQLDQARVSLQQVAHYDALTNLINRRGFNQLFAEKLIEKTTFGGMLAVMFLDIDHFKRINDSLGHDAGDELLKVIAGHIKSSTRSHEDVVARLGGDEFCILINLYDREEARQMAQRIMLKMKEPIELGGRRMVMTTSIGISVFPDDGKTCEELLKNADLALYQSKDCGRNSLHFFNSHLKTRATLELQLEEELRNALRDDQGLLLYYQPIYDLKSGRVTKLEALIRWQHPQHGLLTPDRFISIAEANGMIAELDNWVLRKACADLAYLSRHGGGELKIAVNCSALNLTREELAGEIESALRQAQVAPQRLELEVTENALMGNIASTLALLKQIRGLGVSLSIDDFGTGYSSLAYLKRLPLNTLKIDRSFIQDIPKSTQDMEIVQAIIIMAHTLHLQVVTEGVETPEQQAFLQHHGCDYLQGYLLSHPVPLRELRGVLEELDQRHAAPINPRAPGPDKGEPGSLDLFPDSPAHHADASTAQLIR; encoded by the coding sequence ATGGACTGGCTGGGCGTGCATTTCATTACCGAGCTTCCTCAGGCCGGGCAAGTGGTCCTGCATTGCACCCACAACCCGGTTCTGGTGCTTCTGGCCTACCTGGTAGCCTGTGCCGCCAGCTTCGCCACCCTGGACATGGCCGAACGTGTCAGTCATGCCGAACGACCGGCCAGCCAGCGCCTGTGGCGCTGGGTCGGAGCCTGCTGCCTGGCCGGGGGGATCTGGGCCATGCACTTCATCGCCATGCTGGCGTTCGAGGCGCCGCTGCAGATCCACTACGACCTGCCCCTGACCCTGCTGTCGCTCCTGATCGCGCTGGTCGCCGCCTGGCTGGCGATGAACACCCTGAGCCACGCGCACATGCCGCTGTGGCGCTATGGCGTTGCTTCGATCTGGATCGGCCTGGGCATCGCCGCCATGCACTACGTCGGCATGGCGGCCATGCGCAGCAGCGCCAGCCTGTACTACGACCCCTTACTGATGGCGCTGTCGGTATTGGTGGCGATCGCCTGCAGCCTGGCGGCGCTGCTGCTGTCCCGTCACCTGCGCGAAGGCAGCGGCATGTTCCACCAGTTGCTCAAGTACGCCAGCAGCCTGGTGCTGGGCGCTGCCATCGTGCTCATGCACTTCACCGGCATCTGGGCCATGACCCTGGTGCTGCCCGCCGGCAGCCTGCCCGCCCCCGCCGCATCCGATGGGCATCTGCAACTGGGCCTGACCCTGAGCGCGATCGTGCTCTTGATCATCGGCAGCGGCATCAGCGCGGCCCTGGCCGACAAGAAGCTGCAACACAAGGAGCGGGACCTGCGGCGGGTCAACGCCCTGCTTTCGCAACTGGACCAGGCCCGGGTTTCCCTGCAGCAGGTGGCCCACTACGACGCCCTGACCAACCTGATCAACCGCCGCGGCTTCAACCAGTTGTTCGCCGAAAAGCTCATCGAGAAAACTACCTTTGGCGGCATGCTGGCGGTGATGTTCCTCGACATCGACCACTTCAAGCGCATCAATGACAGCCTCGGCCACGATGCCGGGGACGAGTTGCTGAAAGTCATCGCCGGGCATATCAAGAGCTCCACCCGCAGCCATGAAGACGTGGTGGCACGCCTGGGCGGCGACGAGTTCTGCATCCTCATCAATCTGTACGACCGCGAAGAAGCCCGGCAGATGGCCCAGCGCATCATGCTGAAAATGAAGGAGCCGATCGAACTGGGGGGGCGACGCATGGTGATGACCACCAGCATCGGCATCAGCGTCTTCCCCGATGACGGCAAGACCTGCGAGGAGTTGCTCAAGAACGCCGACCTGGCCCTGTATCAATCCAAGGATTGCGGGCGCAACAGCCTGCATTTCTTCAACTCCCACCTCAAGACCCGGGCCACCCTGGAACTGCAACTGGAAGAGGAATTGCGCAACGCCCTGCGCGACGACCAGGGCCTGCTGCTGTATTACCAACCTATCTACGACCTCAAGAGCGGCAGGGTCACCAAGCTCGAAGCCCTGATCCGCTGGCAGCACCCGCAACATGGGCTGCTGACCCCGGATCGCTTCATCTCCATTGCCGAAGCCAACGGCATGATCGCCGAGCTGGACAACTGGGTGCTGCGCAAGGCCTGCGCGGACCTGGCCTACCTGTCGCGCCATGGCGGTGGCGAACTGAAGATCGCGGTCAACTGCTCGGCCCTGAACCTGACCCGCGAAGAGCTCGCCGGGGAGATCGAAAGCGCCCTGCGCCAGGCCCAGGTGGCGCCGCAGCGGCTGGAGCTGGAAGTCACGGAAAACGCCCTGATGGGCAATATTGCCAGCACCCTGGCGCTGCTCAAGCAGATCCGCGGGCTGGGGGTGTCGCTGTCGATCGACGACTTCGGCACCGGCTACTCATCCCTGGCCTATCTCAAGCGCTTGCCCCTGAACACCCTGAAGATCGATCGCTCGTTCATCCAGGACATCCCCAAGTCGACCCAGGACATGGAGATCGTCCAGGCGATCATCATCATGGCCCACACCCTGCACCTGCAGGTGGTCACCGAAGGGGTCGAAACCCCGGAACAGCAAGCGTTTCTCCAGCACCATGGCTGCGACTACCTGCAGGGCTACCTGCTCAGCCATCCGGTGCCGCTGCGGGAGTTGCGCGGGGTGCTGGAGGAGCTCGACCAGCGCCACGCCGCGCCGATCAATCCGCGGGCGCCGGGTCCCGATAAAGGCGAACCAGGGTCGCTGGATCTTTTTCCAGATAGCCCTGCCCACCATGCAGACGCATCAACTGCGCAGCTAATCCGCTGA
- a CDS encoding YkgJ family cysteine cluster protein produces the protein MSEASPCLNCGACCSYFRVSFFWGECASSGGTVPDELVQSISPSRVAMLGTDCKSPRCIALEGEVGQGVSCSIYDQRSSPCREFEASWTDGQPNSDCDAARAAFGLAPLEPADTEPWYEESA, from the coding sequence ATGTCCGAAGCCAGTCCGTGTCTGAATTGCGGTGCCTGCTGTTCATACTTTCGTGTGTCTTTTTTCTGGGGCGAATGCGCCTCATCCGGCGGGACTGTCCCCGACGAGCTGGTGCAAAGTATCAGCCCCAGCCGGGTGGCAATGCTCGGAACCGACTGCAAATCCCCGCGCTGCATCGCCCTTGAAGGCGAGGTCGGCCAGGGTGTGAGCTGTTCGATCTATGACCAGCGCTCCAGCCCGTGCCGCGAGTTCGAGGCTTCCTGGACCGACGGCCAGCCCAACAGCGACTGCGACGCCGCCCGCGCCGCCTTCGGCCTGGCCCCCCTGGAACCGGCGGACACCGAGCCCTGGTACGAGGAAAGCGCTTAG
- a CDS encoding spinster family MFS transporter, with the protein MDNSTQAANAWRILFLLFLANLFNFFDRTIPAIIIEPIRMEWHLSDFQLGIIGTAFTIVYAIAGLPLGRLADTGSRSKLMGWGLAVWSGLTAVNGMVGSFWSFLLVRMGVGIGEASYAPAANSLIGDLFPAHRRARAMGIFMLGLPLGLVLAFFTIGAMVKAFDSWRAPFFIAAVPGLVLAVFMFFIKEPKRGAAETVKVAQVRIDRPIRRVLAIPTFLWLTLAGLTFNFATYACNSFLVPMLQRYFLMPLQEAAMATGLIVGVTGLVGLTLGGWIADKIHQRVANGRLLFAACSLIISTLATGWALHAGRVEVGVFVAVFSVGWLFAYNFYTCVYTALQDVVEPRLRATAMALFFAGLYLLGGGLGPVVVGALSDHFAHSAMYAAGAELMTEEFKAIGLHDAMYLIPVALFLTLLFLFQAARCFVRDAQRMKEGLACGNAADAPAEVSLPAINDGAVSR; encoded by the coding sequence ATGGATAATTCGACTCAAGCGGCAAATGCCTGGCGCATTCTGTTCCTGTTGTTTTTGGCAAACCTGTTCAACTTCTTCGATCGCACCATCCCCGCCATCATCATCGAGCCGATCCGCATGGAATGGCACCTGAGCGACTTCCAGCTGGGGATCATCGGCACCGCCTTCACCATTGTCTATGCCATTGCCGGCTTGCCCCTGGGGCGCCTGGCCGACACCGGCTCGCGCAGCAAGCTGATGGGCTGGGGGCTGGCGGTGTGGAGCGGGCTCACCGCGGTCAACGGCATGGTCGGCAGCTTCTGGAGCTTTTTGCTGGTGCGCATGGGCGTGGGGATTGGCGAGGCCAGCTACGCCCCGGCCGCCAACTCGCTGATCGGCGACCTGTTCCCCGCTCACCGCCGGGCCCGGGCCATGGGCATCTTCATGCTCGGCCTGCCTCTGGGGCTGGTGCTGGCGTTCTTCACCATCGGTGCCATGGTCAAGGCCTTCGACAGCTGGCGGGCGCCGTTCTTCATTGCGGCGGTACCAGGGCTGGTGCTGGCGGTGTTCATGTTCTTCATCAAGGAACCCAAGCGCGGCGCGGCGGAAACGGTGAAAGTGGCCCAGGTGCGGATTGACCGGCCCATTCGCCGGGTGCTGGCGATACCGACCTTTCTCTGGCTGACTCTGGCCGGGCTGACGTTCAACTTCGCCACCTATGCCTGCAACTCGTTCCTGGTGCCGATGCTGCAGCGCTACTTCCTCATGCCCTTGCAGGAAGCCGCCATGGCCACCGGGCTGATCGTCGGGGTGACCGGCCTGGTGGGCCTGACCCTGGGCGGCTGGATCGCCGACAAGATTCATCAGCGGGTAGCCAATGGTCGTTTGTTGTTCGCGGCCTGCAGCCTGATCATCTCGACCCTCGCCACCGGATGGGCACTGCATGCCGGGCGGGTGGAGGTCGGGGTGTTCGTCGCGGTATTCAGTGTCGGCTGGCTGTTTGCCTACAACTTCTATACCTGCGTCTATACCGCCCTGCAGGATGTGGTCGAACCGCGCTTGCGCGCCACCGCCATGGCCTTGTTCTTCGCCGGCCTGTACCTGTTGGGGGGCGGCTTGGGGCCGGTGGTGGTGGGGGCGCTCTCCGACCACTTCGCCCATTCGGCAATGTATGCCGCAGGCGCAGAGCTGATGACCGAAGAGTTCAAGGCCATCGGTCTGCACGATGCGATGTACCTGATTCCCGTGGCCCTGTTCCTGACCCTGCTGTTTCTGTTCCAGGCAGCACGCTGTTTTGTCCGTGACGCCCAGCGGATGAAAGAGGGGCTGGCCTGTGGGAATGCCGCTGATGCCCCAGCAGAGGTGAGTCTGCCGGCGATCAACGATGGTGCAGTGAGCCGCTAG
- the rapA gene encoding RNA polymerase-associated protein RapA, producing MAQQYQPGQRWISDSEAELGLGTVLAQDGRLLTVLYPATGDTRQYALRNAPLTRVRFSPGDSITHFEGWKMTVQEVDDVDGLLVYHGLNGQNEAVTLPETQLSNFIQFRLASDRLFAGQIDPLAWFSLRYHTLEHTSRQLQSSLWGLGGVRAQPIAHQLHIAREVADRIAPRVLLADEVGLGKTIEAGLVIHRQLLSGRASRVLILVPENLQHQWLVEMRRRFNLQVALFDEERFIESDASNPFEDTQLALVALEWLVDDEKAQDALFAAGWDLMVVDEAHHLVWHEDQVSPEYALVEQLAETIPGVLLLTATPEQLGQDSHFARLRLLDPNRFHDLAAFRAESENYRPVAEAVQELMDKGRLSPEAHKTIHGFLGNEGEALLAAVNDGDSEASARLVRELLDRHGTGRVLFRNTRAAVQGFPERKLHAYPLPCPDEYLELPLGEHAELYPEVSFQAQPDVSDDEQRWWKFDPRVEWLIDQLKMLKRTKVLVICAHAETAMDLEDALRVRSGIPATVFHEGMNILERDRAAAYFADEEFGAQVLICSEIGSEGRNFQFAHHLVLFDLPSHPDLLEQRIGRLDRIGQKHVIELHVPYLETSPQERLFQWYHEALNAFLNTCPTGNALQHQFGPRLLPLLENADDGEWQALIDEARGERERLEAELHTGRDRLLELNSGGAGEGDALVEAILEQDDQFALPIYMETLFDAFGIDSEDHSENALILKPSEKMLDASFPLGDDEGVTITYDRNQALSREDMQFITWEHPMVQGGMDLVLSGSMGNTAVALIKNKALKPGTVLLELLYVSEVVAPRSLQLGRYLPPAALRCLLDANGNDLSARVAFETLNDQLESVPKASANKFIQAQRDQLAPKINAGEAKVAPRHAERVAEAQRRLAADTDEELARLTALQAVNPTVRDSELVALRQQREQGLAMLEKAALRLEAIRVLVAG from the coding sequence ATGGCGCAGCAGTATCAACCGGGGCAACGCTGGATTAGTGACAGCGAAGCCGAGCTGGGTTTAGGCACCGTTCTGGCACAGGACGGTCGCTTGCTGACCGTGCTCTATCCGGCCACTGGCGACACCCGCCAGTATGCGCTACGGAATGCGCCCCTCACTCGCGTGAGGTTCTCTCCGGGTGACAGCATCACCCACTTCGAAGGCTGGAAAATGACCGTACAGGAAGTCGATGATGTCGACGGCCTGCTGGTCTACCACGGCCTCAACGGGCAGAACGAAGCCGTCACCCTACCGGAAACCCAACTCTCGAACTTCATCCAGTTCCGTCTGGCCAGCGACCGTCTGTTCGCCGGGCAGATCGACCCGCTGGCCTGGTTCTCCCTGCGCTACCACACCCTGGAACACACCAGCCGCCAGCTGCAGTCCTCGCTCTGGGGCCTGGGTGGCGTGCGCGCCCAACCCATCGCCCACCAGTTGCACATTGCCCGTGAAGTCGCCGACCGCATCGCGCCGCGGGTCCTGCTGGCGGACGAAGTGGGCCTGGGCAAGACCATCGAGGCCGGCCTGGTGATCCATCGCCAACTGCTCTCGGGTCGCGCCAGCCGGGTGCTGATCCTGGTACCGGAAAACCTCCAGCACCAGTGGCTGGTAGAGATGCGCCGGCGCTTCAACCTGCAAGTGGCACTGTTCGATGAAGAACGCTTTATCGAGAGCGATGCCAGCAACCCGTTCGAAGACACCCAGCTGGCCCTGGTGGCCCTGGAGTGGCTGGTGGACGACGAGAAGGCCCAGGACGCGCTGTTCGCCGCCGGCTGGGACCTGATGGTGGTGGACGAAGCCCACCACCTGGTGTGGCACGAAGACCAGGTCAGCCCGGAATACGCCCTGGTGGAACAGCTGGCAGAGACCATTCCCGGCGTGCTGCTGTTGACCGCAACCCCGGAACAACTGGGCCAGGACAGCCACTTCGCCCGCCTGCGCCTGCTGGACCCGAACCGTTTCCACGACCTCGCGGCCTTCCGCGCCGAGAGCGAGAACTACCGCCCGGTGGCCGAAGCCGTGCAGGAACTGATGGATAAAGGCCGCCTGTCTCCCGAGGCGCACAAGACCATCCACGGTTTCCTCGGCAACGAAGGCGAAGCCCTGCTGGCCGCGGTCAACGACGGCGACAGCGAAGCCAGCGCACGCCTGGTGCGTGAACTGCTGGACCGCCACGGCACCGGCCGCGTGCTGTTTCGCAACACCCGCGCCGCGGTGCAGGGTTTCCCCGAGCGCAAGCTGCACGCCTACCCGCTGCCATGCCCGGACGAATACCTGGAACTGCCCCTGGGCGAACACGCCGAGCTGTACCCGGAAGTCAGCTTCCAGGCCCAGCCCGACGTCAGCGATGACGAACAGCGCTGGTGGAAGTTCGACCCGCGGGTCGAGTGGCTGATCGACCAGCTGAAAATGCTCAAGCGCACCAAGGTGCTGGTGATCTGCGCCCACGCGGAAACCGCCATGGACCTGGAGGACGCCCTGCGCGTGCGCTCCGGCATCCCGGCCACGGTATTCCACGAGGGCATGAACATCCTCGAACGTGACCGTGCCGCCGCCTACTTCGCCGATGAAGAGTTCGGCGCCCAGGTGCTGATCTGCTCGGAAATCGGCAGTGAAGGCCGCAACTTCCAGTTCGCCCACCATCTGGTGCTGTTCGACCTGCCGTCGCACCCGGACCTGCTGGAGCAGCGTATCGGCCGTCTCGACCGGATCGGCCAGAAGCACGTGATCGAACTGCACGTGCCGTACCTGGAAACCAGCCCGCAAGAGCGCCTGTTCCAGTGGTACCACGAAGCCCTGAACGCCTTCCTCAACACCTGCCCGACCGGCAACGCCCTGCAGCATCAGTTCGGCCCGCGCCTGCTGCCGCTGCTGGAGAATGCCGATGACGGCGAGTGGCAAGCGCTGATCGACGAAGCCCGTGGCGAGCGTGAACGCCTGGAAGCCGAGCTGCACACCGGTCGCGACCGCTTGCTGGAGTTGAACTCCGGTGGTGCCGGCGAAGGCGACGCCCTGGTGGAAGCGATCCTCGAACAGGACGACCAGTTCGCCCTGCCGATCTACATGGAAACCCTGTTCGACGCTTTCGGCATCGACAGCGAGGACCATTCGGAAAACGCCCTGATCCTCAAGCCCAGCGAGAAGATGCTCGACGCCAGCTTCCCCCTGGGCGACGACGAAGGCGTGACCATCACCTACGACCGCAACCAGGCGCTGTCTCGCGAGGACATGCAGTTCATCACCTGGGAACACCCCATGGTGCAGGGCGGCATGGACCTGGTGCTGTCCGGCTCCATGGGCAACACCGCCGTGGCGCTGATCAAGAACAAGGCGCTCAAACCCGGCACCGTGCTGCTGGAGCTGCTGTACGTCAGTGAAGTGGTCGCCCCGCGCTCACTGCAACTGGGCCGCTACCTGCCGCCGGCTGCCCTGCGCTGCCTGCTGGACGCCAATGGCAACGACCTGTCGGCGCGGGTCGCCTTCGAGACCCTGAACGACCAGCTGGAAAGCGTGCCTAAGGCCAGCGCCAACAAGTTCATCCAGGCCCAGCGCGATCAATTGGCGCCGAAGATCAACGCCGGCGAAGCCAAGGTCGCACCGCGTCACGCCGAACGTGTGGCCGAGGCGCAACGCCGCCTGGCAGCCGACACCGACGAAGAACTGGCGCGCCTGACCGCGCTGCAGGCGGTCAACCCGACTGTCCGTGACAGCGAGCTGGTGGCCCTGCGTCAACAGCGCGAACAGGGCCTGGCCATGCTGGAAAAAGCCGCCCTGCGCCTGGAAGCGATCCGGGTGCTGGTGGCGGGCTGA
- a CDS encoding aminotransferase class V-fold PLP-dependent enzyme, which produces MPLSPDHIARLRAATPGCTRVCHFNHAGGSLPSQGTLDAMSGQLQREAHSGPMEAAGAGAQLQEQARQTAARVLNTCPQAIAFTSSGSAAWGMAFNALPAWQPGDRILVGRQEWAGNLACMAPAVAAGAQLEVIPCDSHGAVSVPALESMLDSRVRLIALTWLPANGGLINPAAAIGQLARQWHIPYFIDAGQALGQVPCDVQALNCDVLKGAGRKYLRGPRGTALLYIRPGFLEQLNPLPRDVLSAPWDGQGFALRNDARRFETSEVSMVLLAGLANALQEFESIGVAAIAQRISALSEPLRKKLQRLPGLQLQDLGSPGQQSGLIAFTLEGWDGLALKEELARRGINIGANGVNYTPLDMQARGLGNIARIALSYFNTQEEIERLLQALGELAGNKRS; this is translated from the coding sequence ATGCCCCTGAGCCCGGACCACATCGCCCGGCTACGGGCGGCCACACCGGGTTGCACCCGGGTCTGTCACTTCAACCATGCCGGGGGGTCCCTGCCCAGCCAGGGCACCCTGGACGCCATGTCCGGGCAACTGCAGCGGGAGGCCCACAGCGGGCCGATGGAAGCGGCGGGCGCCGGCGCCCAGTTGCAGGAGCAGGCGCGACAGACCGCCGCCCGAGTGCTCAACACCTGCCCGCAAGCCATCGCCTTTACCAGCAGTGGTTCGGCGGCCTGGGGCATGGCCTTCAACGCCCTGCCCGCCTGGCAGCCGGGCGACCGGATCCTGGTGGGGCGCCAGGAATGGGCCGGCAACCTGGCCTGCATGGCCCCGGCCGTGGCCGCCGGCGCGCAGCTGGAAGTCATTCCCTGTGACAGCCACGGTGCGGTTTCAGTCCCGGCGCTGGAGTCCATGCTCGACTCCCGGGTGCGCCTCATCGCCTTGACCTGGCTACCGGCCAATGGCGGGCTGATCAACCCGGCCGCAGCCATCGGCCAACTGGCGCGCCAATGGCACATCCCCTACTTCATCGATGCCGGCCAGGCTCTGGGCCAGGTGCCCTGCGACGTGCAGGCGCTCAACTGCGATGTGCTCAAGGGCGCGGGGCGCAAGTACCTGCGCGGCCCGCGAGGCACGGCCCTGCTCTATATAAGGCCCGGCTTCCTCGAGCAGTTGAATCCGCTGCCGCGGGATGTGCTGTCGGCGCCTTGGGACGGCCAGGGCTTCGCTCTGCGCAACGATGCCCGGCGCTTTGAAACCAGTGAAGTGTCGATGGTGCTGCTGGCTGGCCTGGCCAATGCCCTGCAGGAGTTCGAAAGCATCGGCGTGGCCGCCATTGCGCAAAGGATCAGTGCCTTGAGCGAGCCGCTGCGCAAGAAGCTGCAGCGCTTGCCCGGCCTGCAACTCCAGGACCTGGGCAGCCCGGGGCAGCAATCGGGCCTGATCGCCTTCACTCTCGAAGGTTGGGACGGGCTGGCACTCAAGGAGGAACTGGCGCGGCGCGGCATCAATATCGGCGCCAATGGCGTCAACTACACACCACTGGACATGCAGGCCCGAGGCCTGGGCAACATTGCCCGGATCGCCTTGAGTTACTTCAATACACAAGAGGAAATCGAGCGCCTGTTGCAGGCCCTCGGGGAACTGGCGGGGAACAAGCGCTCCTAG
- a CDS encoding RidA family protein, translating into MRDSLQQRVQQLGLELPIPGQPIANYVNHTQSQNLLFISGQTPQAEQHPHLLGRLGDNLSIEQGAQAAELAALALLAQLSAALGDDLSRLQRISRLGVFIAASADFKGHGQVANGASNLLVNALGEKGRHARTSVGVASLPAGVAVEVDGIFELKP; encoded by the coding sequence ATGCGCGACTCTCTGCAGCAACGAGTGCAACAACTGGGTCTGGAACTGCCGATCCCCGGCCAGCCGATTGCCAACTACGTCAACCATACCCAGAGCCAGAACCTGCTGTTCATCTCCGGGCAAACACCGCAAGCAGAGCAGCATCCCCATCTGCTGGGCCGGCTCGGTGACAACCTCAGCATCGAGCAAGGTGCCCAGGCCGCGGAACTGGCGGCCCTGGCCCTGCTGGCGCAACTCTCGGCGGCCCTGGGTGACGACTTGTCGCGGCTGCAACGCATCAGCCGGCTGGGGGTGTTCATTGCCGCCAGCGCCGACTTCAAGGGCCATGGCCAGGTCGCCAATGGCGCCTCCAACCTGCTGGTCAATGCCCTGGGCGAGAAAGGCCGGCATGCCCGCACTTCGGTGGGCGTCGCCAGCCTGCCTGCCGGCGTCGCCGTGGAGGTCGACGGGATTTTCGAGCTCAAGCCGTGA
- the gcvA gene encoding transcriptional regulator GcvA, whose protein sequence is MPKHLPPLLALRAFEAVARHLSFSKAAQELCVSQSAVSHQVHKLEQHLGQPLFVRRTRAIDLTTAGASYYQQIQPALEQIAEATRTLLAAEPSQVLRIGLLASFATLWLAPRLADFSRRHPQIQLELQPAINLADVAGAEVDLAIRYGKGHWPNVQATRFLAEQLSPVCSPEFKAGALANGTLLMARSHRPFEWDDWSRQNTVDLSPHPSVMLHDYNIVVEAAVAGQGIAMGRRQLIRRHLAQGSLVDAFDLPALHNDQIGYWLVTAEGPANPAVQCFAQWLLEQGSDP, encoded by the coding sequence ATGCCCAAGCACCTGCCCCCGCTGCTGGCCCTGCGCGCCTTCGAGGCCGTGGCCCGACACCTGAGTTTCAGCAAGGCGGCCCAGGAACTGTGCGTCAGCCAGAGCGCGGTCAGCCATCAAGTGCACAAACTCGAACAGCACCTGGGCCAGCCGCTGTTTGTACGACGCACCCGGGCCATCGATCTGACCACCGCCGGCGCCAGCTATTACCAACAGATCCAGCCGGCCCTGGAGCAGATCGCCGAAGCCACCCGGACGCTGTTGGCAGCAGAGCCATCGCAGGTTCTGCGCATCGGCCTGCTGGCCTCCTTCGCCACCTTGTGGCTGGCGCCGCGCCTGGCGGACTTCAGCCGCCGCCACCCTCAGATCCAGCTGGAGCTGCAACCAGCCATCAACCTCGCAGATGTGGCCGGTGCCGAGGTCGACCTGGCCATTCGCTATGGCAAGGGCCACTGGCCCAACGTCCAGGCCACGCGCTTTCTCGCCGAGCAACTGTCACCGGTGTGCAGCCCCGAGTTCAAGGCCGGAGCCCTGGCCAACGGCACCTTGCTGATGGCCCGCTCCCACCGGCCCTTTGAATGGGACGACTGGAGCAGGCAGAACACCGTCGACCTCAGCCCTCACCCCAGCGTCATGCTCCACGACTACAACATCGTGGTGGAAGCGGCGGTGGCCGGCCAGGGCATCGCCATGGGCCGCCGCCAGTTGATCCGGCGCCATCTTGCCCAGGGCAGCCTGGTGGATGCCTTCGACCTCCCGGCTCTGCACAACGATCAGATCGGCTACTGGCTGGTGACCGCCGAAGGTCCGGCGAATCCGGCGGTGCAGTGCTTCGCCCAATGGCTGCTGGAGCAAGGGAGCGACCCATGA
- the ccoM gene encoding cytochrome c oxidase subunit CcoM has translation MFFDNVVIAGVLTVGLMVLFFAGFGFFIWKDANKRKKP, from the coding sequence ATGTTTTTCGACAATGTGGTGATCGCCGGAGTGCTGACTGTCGGCCTCATGGTTCTGTTTTTCGCAGGGTTTGGATTCTTTATCTGGAAAGACGCGAATAAGCGCAAGAAGCCTTAA